In Streptomyces sp. HUAS ZL42, the DNA window AGCTGGTCGAGCTGCGGGTGGGTGTGGCTGTGCCCGCCGATCTCGACGTCGGCGCCGGCCAGCTCGCGCACCTGGTCCCAGTCCAGCATGGTGTCCAGGCCGCCTCCGGTGTCGTACGCGCCCCGGATCCAGCCGGTCGACACGAACAGGGTCGCCGCGAAGCCGTGCTTGGCCAGGACGGGCAGGGCGTGGCGGTGCACGCCCTCGTAGCCGTCGTCGAAGGTGATCAGGACCGGCCGCTCGGGCAGCGGCCCGCCGGAGCGCCAGCGGGCGGCGAGGGCCGCCGTGGTGACGGGCGTGAGGCCCAGGTCGCCGATCAGGGCCATCTGTTCGGCGAAGGCCTCCGGGCCGACCGACAGGACGCGGGTGGCGTCGTTCGGATCGGTCGCTATCGCGTGGTACATGAGGATCGGCACGGGCGTCTCACTCACTGGTTCCCCCCTCGATCGTCACCACCGAGAACGCACCTCCGCCCCTGCGCGCCC includes these proteins:
- a CDS encoding polysaccharide deacetylase family protein, producing the protein MSETPVPILMYHAIATDPNDATRVLSVGPEAFAEQMALIGDLGLTPVTTAALAARWRSGGPLPERPVLITFDDGYEGVHRHALPVLAKHGFAATLFVSTGWIRGAYDTGGGLDTMLDWDQVRELAGADVEIGGHSHTHPQLDQLDDDSLRRELTRCRDIVADELGALPVSFAYPYGYSSRRVRQAVRENGFAQALAVGNSLARRRQGPYALRRVTVRRSTGIEAFERLVEGRAIARTFARDRVLTKGYAMVRRARQIRRKAGLTSV